One Nitrospira sp. DNA window includes the following coding sequences:
- the thrS gene encoding threonine--tRNA ligase, translated as MITVTLRDGKSQAVEQGHTVGTALKACGVKVGTDVLAAKVNGKVVDLSCPLTGDATVEPITFASDEGREVYRHSSTHIMAQAVKEVFPTAQMTIGPALEDGFFYDFAFDRPFTPEDLEKIEERARDIIKRNLPVTRTEFSKQEAIDFFQSRGEGYKVELIQGFPDGEPISAYSQGEFVDLCRGPHLPATGHVGAFKLLTTAGAYWRGDERNPMLQRIYGTSFPTQKELDAHLARLEEIKRRDHRKVGKELDLITIQDEIGPGLVLWHPKGALVRLLIENFWREQHLKDGYELVYSPHVARLDLWKTSGHVDYYKDNMFAPMKLEGSEYQLKPMNCPYHIMIYKSHLRSYRDLPIRYGELGTVYRYERTGVLHGLLRVRGFTQDDAHLFCRPDQIQDEVSRVIDFTFFILKTFGFAEFEIFLSTRPKESVGSDENWTLATDSLEAALKSRNLNFHVDEGGGAFYGPKIDIKIKDALGRSWQCSTIQVDFNNPERFDLSYIGEDGKSHQPIMIHRALMGSIERFFGILVEHYGGAFPSWLAPVQAVVIAITESQREYVTSFVAQLKAAGFRAEADLRNEKIGFKIREAEKAKIPFMLVAGDREVQSGTLSVRGRSGANLGNMTGAAVIEMLRNDVTRVQPDLQPTH; from the coding sequence GTGATCACTGTAACGTTACGAGACGGAAAGAGCCAGGCGGTCGAACAAGGACACACCGTTGGCACCGCGCTGAAGGCCTGCGGCGTGAAGGTCGGTACTGACGTCCTTGCCGCCAAAGTTAACGGAAAGGTAGTCGATCTGTCTTGTCCGCTGACTGGCGATGCGACAGTTGAACCGATTACCTTTGCCAGTGACGAAGGCCGCGAGGTCTACCGCCATAGCAGCACCCATATCATGGCGCAAGCCGTTAAAGAAGTCTTCCCCACGGCCCAAATGACGATTGGCCCGGCGCTTGAAGACGGCTTCTTCTACGATTTCGCCTTCGACCGCCCCTTTACACCGGAAGACTTGGAAAAGATCGAAGAGCGCGCGCGGGACATCATCAAGCGGAACCTGCCGGTCACACGGACCGAATTTTCGAAGCAGGAGGCCATCGACTTTTTCCAATCGCGCGGTGAAGGCTATAAAGTTGAATTGATCCAGGGCTTCCCGGATGGCGAGCCGATCTCCGCTTACAGCCAAGGGGAATTTGTTGATCTCTGCCGGGGTCCGCACCTCCCGGCTACCGGCCATGTCGGCGCGTTTAAGCTCCTCACGACGGCCGGCGCCTACTGGCGTGGAGACGAACGCAACCCGATGTTGCAGCGGATCTATGGCACCTCCTTCCCCACGCAAAAAGAACTCGATGCCCATCTCGCCAGGCTGGAAGAAATCAAACGGCGCGACCACCGCAAAGTCGGCAAAGAACTGGACCTCATCACGATCCAGGACGAAATCGGCCCTGGACTGGTTTTGTGGCACCCGAAGGGGGCCTTGGTCCGGCTGCTGATTGAAAACTTCTGGCGCGAGCAGCACCTCAAAGACGGATATGAGCTGGTCTACTCTCCTCATGTCGCACGGCTCGATCTCTGGAAAACCAGCGGCCATGTCGATTACTACAAGGACAACATGTTCGCCCCCATGAAGCTGGAGGGCAGCGAGTACCAGCTCAAGCCGATGAATTGCCCGTACCATATTATGATTTACAAGTCGCACCTGCGGAGCTATCGGGATCTCCCCATCCGGTATGGGGAACTCGGCACCGTCTACCGGTATGAACGGACCGGCGTGCTCCATGGCCTGCTGCGCGTGCGCGGATTTACTCAGGACGACGCCCACCTGTTCTGCCGTCCGGATCAGATCCAGGACGAAGTCAGCCGCGTTATCGACTTCACTTTCTTCATCTTGAAGACCTTCGGCTTTGCCGAATTTGAAATTTTCCTCTCGACCAGGCCGAAGGAATCCGTCGGATCGGACGAAAACTGGACGCTGGCGACCGATTCGCTGGAGGCCGCACTGAAGTCGCGCAACCTCAATTTCCACGTGGACGAAGGCGGCGGGGCATTTTACGGCCCGAAAATCGATATCAAAATCAAGGACGCCCTCGGACGCTCCTGGCAATGCTCCACGATCCAAGTGGACTTCAACAACCCGGAACGATTCGACCTGAGCTATATCGGTGAAGACGGAAAGTCCCATCAGCCCATCATGATCCATCGGGCATTGATGGGGTCGATCGAGCGGTTCTTTGGAATCCTGGTGGAGCATTACGGCGGCGCGTTCCCCTCCTGGCTCGCCCCGGTCCAGGCCGTGGTCATTGCAATCACCGAGAGCCAGCGCGAGTATGTCACCTCCTTCGTAGCGCAGTTAAAAGCCGCGGGCTTTCGGGCCGAAGCGGACCTGCGCAATGAAAAGATCGGCTTTAAAATCCGTGAGGCCGAAAAGGCCAAGATTCCGTTCATGCTGGTGGCAGGCGACCGCGAAGTGCAGAGCGGCACCCTTTCTGTCAGAGGGCGGAGCGGGGCCAATCTCGGCAATATGACAGGGGCTGCGGTGATCGAGATGCTCAGAAATGATGTCACTCGCGTGCAGCCCGACCTTCAACCTACACACTAA
- the pheT gene encoding phenylalanine--tRNA ligase subunit beta has protein sequence MPTISIYKDDFESLLASTGRAKRSVSIEQVEEWLMLVKGELKGHNAETGELRVELQDSNRPDLWCCEGIARQIRIKQQGKLKPYAFFGKKPKSSQRLIVGPGLEQVRPYVAACTAKGYRVTEEGLAQLIQTQEKLADIFGHKRKTVSIGIYQLSKIQFPVTYELVKPDEARFTPLGMETVMTLSEILMVHPKGLEHGHILAGQSRLPLLRDATHQPLSFPPIINSREVGEVRVGDDELFVEVTGTDLPMVVLTLNIFAANLADRGAAIEPIEVQYPKSTPLGKRVVTPQDLGKPRTIQLKTIEQALGQELGVKTVKQALEVYGYDVSAGKGTVKAKLPPYRQDLMHAMDVVEDVAVSRGYGEFVPVMPAQFTVGGLSRIEQTSDRARELMVGLGFQEIISNILGSPDNYRGAMRLDGTDWGRMVEVDNAMALTFSCLRQWMLPSLLRVEAASSRAFYPHRLFEAGEVAIPDSTHELGSRTEVVLGSVIAHAGAHFSELHSCLDVLFYYVGKDYSLEPVQHPSFLEGRAGRIVVAGKPLGVIGEVHPEVLERWQIAVPVVAFEVNLSQLAGLAS, from the coding sequence ATGCCCACGATTTCTATTTATAAAGACGATTTCGAGTCGCTCCTGGCCTCCACCGGCCGTGCGAAGCGCTCGGTGTCCATCGAACAGGTGGAAGAGTGGCTCATGCTCGTGAAGGGCGAACTCAAGGGGCACAATGCCGAGACCGGCGAGCTGCGGGTTGAGCTGCAAGACAGCAACCGGCCTGATCTCTGGTGCTGCGAAGGGATCGCGCGGCAGATCCGCATCAAGCAACAGGGCAAGCTCAAGCCCTATGCCTTTTTCGGCAAAAAGCCGAAGTCCTCGCAGCGGCTCATCGTCGGGCCAGGCTTGGAACAGGTTCGCCCCTATGTGGCCGCCTGCACGGCCAAGGGCTATCGGGTGACGGAAGAAGGGCTGGCCCAGTTGATTCAGACGCAAGAAAAGCTTGCGGATATTTTTGGGCATAAGCGAAAGACGGTTTCGATCGGGATTTATCAGCTGTCGAAAATCCAGTTTCCCGTGACCTACGAATTGGTCAAGCCGGACGAGGCACGGTTCACGCCGCTGGGCATGGAGACGGTGATGACCTTGTCGGAAATCCTCATGGTCCATCCCAAAGGATTGGAGCATGGGCATATTCTGGCGGGGCAAAGTCGGCTGCCTCTTCTGCGTGACGCGACGCACCAGCCGCTGTCGTTCCCGCCGATCATCAATAGCCGGGAAGTCGGCGAAGTACGGGTGGGCGACGATGAGTTGTTTGTGGAGGTGACGGGGACAGATTTGCCGATGGTCGTGCTCACGTTGAACATCTTCGCCGCCAACCTCGCCGATCGTGGCGCGGCCATCGAGCCGATCGAAGTGCAGTATCCGAAGAGCACGCCGCTGGGGAAGCGTGTTGTCACGCCGCAAGATTTGGGCAAGCCCCGGACGATTCAGCTGAAGACGATCGAACAGGCGCTGGGCCAGGAACTCGGCGTCAAAACCGTGAAGCAAGCCCTGGAAGTGTATGGGTATGATGTTTCGGCCGGAAAGGGCACGGTCAAGGCAAAGTTGCCGCCCTATCGGCAAGACCTGATGCACGCGATGGACGTCGTTGAAGATGTGGCGGTCAGCAGGGGCTATGGGGAATTTGTTCCGGTCATGCCGGCGCAGTTTACCGTCGGCGGATTGTCGCGCATCGAGCAGACGTCAGACCGGGCGCGGGAATTAATGGTCGGGCTGGGGTTTCAGGAGATCATTTCCAACATTCTGGGGTCGCCGGACAACTATCGTGGCGCGATGCGCCTGGATGGGACAGACTGGGGGCGGATGGTCGAAGTCGACAATGCGATGGCCTTGACCTTCTCCTGCCTGCGCCAGTGGATGTTGCCGTCGCTGTTGCGCGTCGAAGCCGCATCAAGCCGGGCCTTCTATCCGCATCGCCTGTTCGAAGCCGGTGAAGTGGCGATTCCCGACAGCACGCACGAACTGGGATCGCGCACAGAGGTGGTGCTCGGTTCCGTCATCGCCCATGCGGGCGCCCATTTCTCAGAGCTTCACTCGTGCCTCGATGTCTTGTTTTACTACGTCGGAAAAGACTACAGCCTGGAGCCGGTCCAACATCCCTCATTCCTGGAAGGACGTGCCGGCCGGATCGTCGTTGCGGGGAAGCCGCTGGGCGTGATCGGCGAAGTCCATCCAGAAGTTCTGGAGCGCTGGCAGATCGCCGTGCCTGTCGTCGCGTTCGAAGTGAATCTCTCCCAATTGGCAGGGCTGGCCTCATAG
- a CDS encoding phenylalanine--tRNA ligase subunit alpha: MDISGLIDSLHPLEIKVLTAFGARPFGSVLGTEQLAAAAELEPSQLSMAIEWLLAKSLLMVHAETVTPVVSLTKLGEQYFATASPIERVFAAAREVASTGKRLTIPDLQAQDGLDPSDVSKAVGRLKKEGVLLIVQGGCIEATGRSSPTIEAIRTLLKEVHESARDLTSFSEPHRQIIEDYAVKRGNAKEPFRVDDRVTRSFTLSPNGATAAEHLLREGVAEEVSQLTPELLKDGSWRGKRFRKYTISLRAPRIGTGKKHPYREFLDTVKTKLVSMGFQEMRGSLVETEFWNMDALFMPQFHPARDIHDVYFVKDPTHATKIDEPFLTQVTKAHENGGKTGSTGWKYAFNGERAKRLVLRSQGTAVSARTLASVPAVPGKYFSIARCFRYDQVDATHATDFFQVEGIVLGEDINFRTLLGLLNLFAREVAQAKEVKFLPAYFPFTEPSVEMHVRHPRLGWMELGGAGLFRPEVTLPLGVNVPVIAWGLGLDRMAMVALGIHDIRELFTDNLDLIRTTRGIF, from the coding sequence GTGGATATTTCCGGACTCATCGACAGCCTGCACCCCCTCGAAATCAAAGTCCTCACGGCCTTTGGCGCGCGCCCGTTCGGATCGGTGCTGGGAACCGAGCAGCTGGCCGCCGCAGCCGAATTGGAGCCCTCCCAGCTGAGCATGGCCATCGAGTGGTTGCTGGCCAAGTCGCTGCTCATGGTGCATGCCGAGACGGTCACGCCGGTGGTGTCGCTGACGAAACTCGGCGAGCAATATTTTGCCACCGCTTCCCCGATCGAGCGGGTGTTCGCGGCCGCGCGAGAAGTCGCCAGCACGGGCAAGCGGCTGACGATCCCCGACTTGCAGGCGCAGGACGGGTTGGATCCCTCCGATGTCAGCAAGGCCGTCGGCCGCCTGAAAAAGGAAGGCGTGCTGCTGATTGTCCAGGGCGGCTGTATCGAAGCGACCGGACGTTCCAGTCCGACCATTGAGGCGATTCGCACCTTGCTTAAGGAAGTCCACGAGTCTGCCAGAGACTTGACGAGCTTCTCGGAACCACATCGCCAGATCATCGAAGATTATGCCGTGAAGCGCGGCAATGCCAAAGAACCGTTCCGCGTGGATGACCGTGTCACGCGATCGTTCACGCTCTCACCCAATGGGGCAACCGCAGCGGAGCACCTTCTGCGCGAAGGCGTCGCGGAAGAAGTCTCCCAGCTCACGCCGGAATTGTTGAAGGACGGCAGTTGGCGAGGCAAGCGGTTCCGCAAATACACGATCAGCCTGCGGGCGCCACGAATCGGCACAGGAAAGAAACATCCCTATCGCGAGTTTCTCGACACCGTGAAGACAAAACTCGTGAGCATGGGTTTTCAGGAAATGCGCGGGTCGCTGGTCGAAACAGAGTTTTGGAATATGGACGCGCTCTTCATGCCGCAGTTTCACCCGGCGCGGGACATTCACGACGTCTATTTTGTGAAAGATCCCACCCATGCCACGAAAATCGACGAGCCGTTCCTGACGCAGGTGACGAAGGCCCACGAGAATGGCGGCAAGACCGGCTCCACGGGATGGAAGTACGCCTTCAATGGCGAACGGGCCAAGCGGCTGGTGCTCCGCAGCCAGGGCACGGCAGTCTCGGCCAGGACGCTGGCGTCGGTTCCGGCTGTGCCGGGGAAGTATTTCTCCATCGCACGCTGTTTCCGCTACGATCAGGTCGATGCGACGCACGCCACCGATTTTTTTCAGGTCGAGGGCATTGTGCTGGGCGAAGACATCAATTTCCGCACGCTCTTAGGCCTGCTGAATCTCTTCGCACGGGAAGTGGCCCAGGCAAAGGAAGTAAAGTTTCTGCCGGCCTATTTCCCGTTCACCGAACCGTCGGTGGAAATGCACGTGCGCCATCCGCGCTTAGGGTGGATGGAACTCGGCGGGGCCGGGCTGTTTCGCCCGGAGGTCACCTTGCCATTAGGGGTGAATGTCCCGGTGATTGCCTGGGGGCTTGGGCTGGACCGGATGGCCATGGTGGCGCTCGGCATTCACGATATCCGTGAGCTGTTCACCGATAATTTGGACTTGATCCGCACGACGCGGGGAATCTTTTAG
- a CDS encoding helix-turn-helix domain-containing protein, whose amino-acid sequence MSATKGPIRRALAGHGGFDIPGALGNNRALFFAWCRMSVPLSAFSLLLLTTDPDVQAQFTLAFPLATITISSDGQSLPANPPNPPFDAVVIELSADQSHTMTLPACVDPAKTLVIAGSHAVLSQTSKLFQQMNRSNEAMPIGKSRDLSLEDYLDLKMGDFVRGMRNGAAKNLHPMLISAMERPLISSALRETQGNQIQAAELLGLNRNTLRKKITDLHIPLKRKRAKAVHNT is encoded by the coding sequence ATGTCCGCGACGAAAGGACCGATACGGCGAGCCCTCGCAGGACATGGTGGATTTGACATCCCTGGAGCGCTGGGCAATAATCGCGCTCTCTTCTTCGCGTGGTGCCGCATGTCTGTCCCTTTATCCGCCTTTTCACTCCTGTTGCTGACAACAGATCCTGACGTCCAGGCACAATTCACCTTGGCGTTTCCCCTGGCCACAATCACCATCAGTTCGGATGGCCAATCACTCCCCGCCAACCCTCCAAACCCTCCCTTCGATGCCGTGGTAATAGAGCTTTCTGCCGATCAGAGTCACACCATGACACTCCCGGCCTGTGTCGACCCAGCGAAAACCTTGGTGATTGCCGGTTCCCATGCCGTGCTCAGCCAAACATCGAAGCTGTTCCAACAGATGAACCGGTCGAACGAGGCAATGCCCATTGGGAAAAGCCGCGATCTCTCGCTGGAAGATTATCTCGACTTAAAAATGGGGGATTTCGTCAGGGGAATGCGCAACGGCGCAGCGAAGAACCTCCACCCCATGCTAATTTCCGCGATGGAGCGGCCGCTTATTTCTTCCGCGCTCCGCGAAACACAAGGCAATCAAATTCAAGCCGCCGAACTCTTGGGCCTCAATCGAAACACCTTGAGAAAAAAGATCACCGACTTGCATATTCCCTTGAAGCGCAAGCGAGCCAAGGCTGTGCACAACACCTAG
- the rplT gene encoding 50S ribosomal protein L20: MPRAKGGFKTRQRRKKRIKLASGQYGGKSRLFRSATESVDKGLVYAYTGRKNRKRDFRQLWIARISAAVRAQGLTYGRFINALKKANILLDRKVLSDMAIKDAAGFEKLVGLAKQHLTPVAA; the protein is encoded by the coding sequence ATGCCTCGCGCAAAAGGTGGATTTAAAACTAGACAGCGGAGAAAGAAGCGGATCAAGCTGGCATCGGGCCAGTACGGCGGAAAGAGCCGGCTGTTCCGCTCGGCGACAGAGAGTGTAGACAAGGGGCTCGTCTACGCGTACACGGGCCGCAAGAATCGGAAGCGGGACTTCCGGCAGTTGTGGATTGCGCGCATCAGCGCCGCAGTCCGCGCACAGGGCCTTACCTATGGCCGGTTTATCAATGCGCTCAAGAAGGCGAATATCTTGCTGGACCGCAAAGTCCTCTCGGACATGGCCATCAAGGACGCCGCTGGGTTTGAGAAGTTGGTCGGCCTCGCCAAGCAGCATCTGACCCCTGTCGCGGCCTAA
- a CDS encoding HU family DNA-binding protein, whose amino-acid sequence MTKEEIIAKMAASAGITKVAAGTALEAFTGAVTSSLKKGKRVSLVNFGTFTISKRKARMGRNPRTGESLKIPAAKVPKFSAGKELRSAVK is encoded by the coding sequence ATGACCAAGGAAGAAATCATTGCGAAGATGGCCGCCTCTGCGGGAATCACCAAAGTTGCGGCGGGAACGGCGCTGGAAGCCTTTACCGGAGCCGTTACCTCATCCCTCAAAAAGGGCAAGCGCGTCTCGCTCGTCAACTTTGGCACCTTCACGATCTCCAAGAGAAAGGCTCGAATGGGTCGAAACCCAAGAACCGGCGAATCTCTCAAGATTCCCGCTGCAAAGGTGCCCAAATTCTCTGCTGGCAAAGAACTGCGCTCCGCGGTCAAGTAA
- the infC gene encoding translation initiation factor IF-3 yields MSLACSPTFNLHTKRWIIVPKLRVNREIRVREVRVIGPEGEQLGILPTADAFRQAQEGGYDLVEVAPTSAPPVCRIMDYGKYKYELSKKDHQSRRHQKSTQVKEIKLRPRTDKHDLEIKIRQIKEFLADGNKTKVTLTYRGREMANQEMGRTVMNSVIAELTETGTIEYAPRMEGRSLIMIVAPKN; encoded by the coding sequence ATGTCACTCGCGTGCAGCCCGACCTTCAACCTACACACTAAGAGGTGGATTATCGTTCCCAAACTGCGCGTAAACCGTGAAATCCGAGTTCGAGAAGTTCGGGTGATTGGCCCGGAAGGAGAGCAGCTCGGCATTCTCCCGACCGCGGATGCATTCCGGCAGGCACAAGAAGGGGGCTACGATCTCGTCGAGGTCGCCCCGACTTCAGCGCCACCGGTCTGCCGGATCATGGACTATGGCAAATACAAGTACGAGCTCAGCAAGAAAGATCACCAGAGCCGTCGCCATCAGAAGTCCACGCAGGTAAAGGAAATCAAGCTCCGCCCACGGACCGATAAGCACGACTTGGAGATTAAGATCCGTCAGATCAAGGAATTCCTGGCCGATGGGAACAAGACCAAAGTGACCCTGACCTATCGCGGACGCGAAATGGCCAACCAGGAAATGGGCCGCACCGTGATGAATTCCGTGATCGCCGAATTAACGGAAACCGGCACGATTGAATATGCCCCGCGCATGGAAGGCCGCAGCCTTATCATGATCGTGGCTCCGAAGAATTAA
- the rpmI gene encoding 50S ribosomal protein L35: MKAKAQKAKTHKGASKRFKRTGTGKLVRKSAGKRHLLTHKKSDQKRRLSGNKAVDQTATLSLNRILPYN, translated from the coding sequence ATGAAAGCCAAAGCTCAAAAAGCCAAGACACACAAAGGTGCCAGCAAGCGATTCAAGCGGACAGGCACAGGGAAATTGGTTCGGAAGAGCGCCGGAAAGCGCCATTTATTGACACATAAGAAGAGCGACCAAAAGCGCCGGCTAAGCGGAAACAAGGCGGTGGATCAGACGGCAACCTTGTCTTTGAACCGCATCTTGCCGTATAACTAA